A portion of the Glycine max cultivar Williams 82 chromosome 10, Glycine_max_v4.0, whole genome shotgun sequence genome contains these proteins:
- the LOC100787191 gene encoding thaumatin-like protein 1b encodes MMSNIFSLCLSFSLLFYVAQGATVTFTNNCQYTVWPGTLTGDQNPQLSTTGFELAPGGTNSVNIPSPWSGRFWARTGCSNNGGFTCDTGDCASGQVECNGAGAIPPATLVEITVAPNGGQDFYDVSNVDGFNVPVSITPQGGSGECKTSSCPNNINDVNVCPSELQVKGSDGNVIACNSACVAFNEDQYCCRGDYDTEETCPPTNYSQIFEEQCPDAYSYAYDDKSSTFTCFNGPDYAIIFCP; translated from the exons atgatgagCAACATTTTTTCTCTCTGCCTCAGTTTTTCATTACTCTTCTACG TGGCTCAGGGAGCCACAGTTACTTTCACAAACAATTGCCAATACACGGTGTGGCCAGGAACCCTAACCGGAGACCAAAATCCTCAGCTGTCAACAACCGGTTTCGAGTTGGCTCCCGGAGGAACCAACTCTGTGAACATTCCATCTCCATGGTCGGGCCGGTTTTGGGCCCGAACCGGATGCTCCAACAACGGAGGGTTTACATGCGACACCGGAGACTGTGCCTCCGGTCAAGTCGAATGCAACGGTGCCGGTGCAATCCCACCCGCTACTTTGGTGGAAATCACCGTTGCACCGAACGGAGGACAAGATTTCTACGACGTGAGCAACGTGGACGGGTTCAATGTGCCGGTGTCCATAACCCCACAAGGTGGAAGTGGCGAATGCAAAACCTCTAGTTGTCCAAATAACATCAACGATGTCAATGTGTGCCCTTCGGAGCTCCAAGTGAAAGGGTCTGATGGTAATGTCATTGCTTGCAATAGTGCTTGTGTGGCTTTCAATGAAGATCAATATTGTTGCAGAGGAGATTACGACACAGAAGAGACATGTCCACCTACGAACTACTCTCAGATTTTCGAGGAGCAGTGTCCTGATGCTTATTCCTACGCTTACGATGATAAGAGCAGCACTTTCACTTGCTTCAACGGACCTGACTATGCCATCATATTCTGCCCTTGA